Proteins encoded by one window of Emticicia oligotrophica DSM 17448:
- a CDS encoding efflux RND transporter permease subunit, whose product MNIIQASLKYKQVTISVLLLLFAIGIQSLLNMPRREDPKITIRTGLVIAYYPGANSAQVEEQVTKKLEQYLFQYEEVNKAKTYSTTKDGVVVVNVELTERVKQPDIFWSKLRNQLLVAKQIDLPEGVRGPIVNSDFGDTEAMVIALESKTASPNELKSYAQKLEDYLRTLPATSKVKRIGDQKEEIVVSSSSEKLSQYGVNLQQVVSLLQSQNKINPTGDIKTENNRTTLYTKGYYSTETDLADQIVGASQNGSVVKLGDVAQFKRAYTEPQSIITVNGNQAILLAIQMQEGNNIVKFGEQVNQKIADAQKVIPSDVKITTIVNQPHLVEENISHFIQEFMLAIISVIIVVILLLPFRIAAVAATAIPVTVAVTFAMMHALGIELHQVSLAALILVLGMVVDDAIVIADNYVELLDEGIDRWTAAWRSANDLVMPVLVATVTIVASFMPMILLNGSIGEFIFALPITVAIALLSSFIVAMLLTPMLCYVFIKKGLHNHENENKKKRKSLLDYMQEGYNKLIDWCVKYPKTTIISSLIPIALAGFLFKTSVRQLFFPAAERNQFIIELWMPTGTKLEKTNAAIQKAENIIKQDKRVVSYATFTGTASPRFYYNFSPEFPTSNYAQILVNTTTDKTAEELVEELRKKVDTTIPEGTTFVKLMQQGSPMKAPVEVRIVGEDISHLKKIGTQVAEIMKNAKGSKLIRNDFAEDYYGLSLNLKPEASRLGFTTSSISQTVYTGFSGAAISSIYEGNNQVNIVLRLDDVNRQSTDDLQKVYLKSPITGVNVPLRQIVDLIPQWQTGKIIHRNGVRTLTVQSEVSEGVLPAELLKEIQPQIEKLSLPSGYHIEYGGEYANKQETFSQMITALVTSLVLIFFILLFQFRNLKESSIVMLTIPLSLFGAILGLAVTGNNFSFTAFIGLISLSGIVVRNAIILVDHANELMKHGMDIQTAAVESGKRRLRPIFLTAMAAAIGVLPMIISKSPMWAPLASVLAFGVVWSMIMALITVPILYIGWIKPRDKKDVLLNQ is encoded by the coding sequence ATGAATATCATACAAGCATCATTAAAATATAAGCAAGTAACTATCTCGGTTTTACTATTGTTATTTGCCATCGGAATCCAATCACTTTTGAATATGCCCCGCCGCGAAGACCCCAAAATTACGATTCGCACAGGCTTAGTGATTGCCTATTATCCTGGAGCCAATTCGGCACAGGTAGAAGAGCAAGTAACCAAGAAGCTTGAACAATACCTTTTCCAATATGAAGAAGTAAACAAAGCAAAAACCTACTCAACTACCAAAGATGGCGTAGTGGTAGTAAATGTAGAATTGACTGAGCGAGTAAAACAGCCCGATATTTTTTGGAGTAAACTTCGTAATCAACTTTTGGTAGCCAAACAAATTGATTTACCCGAAGGTGTGAGGGGTCCAATTGTAAATTCAGATTTTGGCGATACCGAAGCAATGGTAATTGCTTTAGAAAGTAAAACTGCGAGTCCGAATGAGTTGAAAAGTTACGCTCAAAAATTAGAAGATTACCTTCGCACGCTTCCTGCCACTTCGAAAGTTAAACGCATTGGCGACCAAAAAGAAGAAATAGTAGTTTCATCGAGTTCTGAGAAACTTTCTCAATATGGCGTAAATTTGCAGCAAGTTGTGAGTCTTTTACAATCGCAAAATAAGATAAACCCAACGGGTGATATTAAAACTGAAAACAACAGAACTACGCTTTATACCAAAGGTTATTATAGCACAGAAACCGATTTAGCCGATCAAATTGTGGGAGCTTCACAAAATGGCTCAGTTGTTAAATTAGGAGACGTTGCTCAGTTCAAAAGAGCATATACCGAACCCCAAAGTATCATTACTGTCAATGGCAATCAAGCAATATTGTTGGCTATTCAAATGCAAGAAGGTAACAATATTGTAAAATTTGGAGAGCAGGTAAATCAAAAAATAGCTGATGCCCAAAAAGTAATCCCTTCTGATGTAAAGATTACTACAATTGTCAATCAACCCCATTTGGTAGAGGAAAATATATCTCATTTTATCCAAGAATTTATGTTGGCAATTATTTCGGTCATCATCGTTGTGATTTTGCTTTTACCTTTCCGAATTGCAGCGGTTGCCGCAACAGCCATTCCTGTAACGGTGGCCGTAACCTTCGCTATGATGCACGCATTAGGAATCGAACTACACCAAGTTTCGTTGGCTGCTTTGATTTTGGTTTTAGGAATGGTCGTAGATGACGCCATCGTAATTGCTGATAATTATGTAGAATTATTAGATGAAGGCATCGACCGCTGGACAGCCGCTTGGAGAAGTGCCAACGACTTAGTAATGCCTGTCTTAGTGGCTACCGTTACGATTGTAGCTTCGTTTATGCCAATGATTTTACTTAATGGCAGTATCGGCGAATTTATCTTTGCTTTGCCCATTACGGTTGCCATTGCCCTGCTATCCTCTTTTATTGTAGCGATGTTACTGACACCTATGCTGTGCTATGTTTTCATCAAAAAAGGCTTACATAACCATGAAAATGAGAACAAAAAGAAAAGAAAATCATTGCTTGATTACATGCAAGAAGGCTACAACAAATTGATTGATTGGTGCGTAAAATACCCTAAAACGACCATTATTAGTAGCCTTATTCCCATTGCTTTAGCTGGGTTTTTGTTCAAAACCAGTGTTCGTCAACTGTTTTTTCCTGCGGCCGAAAGAAATCAGTTTATTATTGAATTATGGATGCCCACAGGCACAAAATTAGAGAAAACTAATGCGGCCATTCAAAAAGCCGAAAACATTATTAAGCAAGACAAAAGAGTGGTTTCTTATGCAACTTTTACGGGCACTGCTTCACCGAGATTTTATTATAATTTCTCGCCAGAGTTTCCTACAAGTAATTATGCACAGATTTTGGTCAATACAACAACCGATAAAACGGCCGAAGAATTGGTAGAAGAGTTAAGAAAAAAAGTAGATACAACTATTCCAGAAGGTACAACTTTCGTGAAACTCATGCAACAAGGTTCGCCGATGAAAGCACCAGTAGAGGTTAGAATTGTGGGCGAAGATATTTCTCATTTGAAAAAAATAGGCACGCAAGTAGCCGAAATCATGAAAAATGCCAAAGGTAGTAAACTCATCAGAAACGATTTTGCTGAGGATTATTATGGTTTATCACTAAATTTAAAACCCGAAGCAAGTCGCTTAGGATTCACAACAAGCAGCATTTCCCAAACCGTTTACACTGGTTTTAGTGGAGCCGCTATTTCTTCAATTTACGAAGGAAATAACCAAGTAAATATCGTTTTGAGATTAGATGATGTAAACCGCCAAAGTACGGATGATTTACAAAAAGTTTACTTAAAATCACCAATTACAGGAGTAAACGTACCACTTCGCCAGATTGTAGACCTTATACCACAGTGGCAAACTGGTAAGATTATCCACCGTAATGGTGTGCGTACACTTACCGTACAATCAGAAGTTTCGGAGGGTGTTCTACCCGCTGAATTATTGAAAGAGATTCAACCACAAATTGAAAAACTTTCATTACCAAGTGGGTATCATATCGAATACGGTGGCGAATATGCCAACAAGCAAGAAACCTTTTCACAAATGATTACTGCCTTGGTGACAAGTTTGGTTTTAATATTCTTCATTTTATTATTCCAATTCCGTAACCTCAAAGAATCAAGCATTGTGATGCTCACCATTCCATTGAGTTTGTTTGGAGCAATTTTAGGGTTGGCAGTTACGGGTAATAATTTCAGTTTCACTGCCTTTATAGGTCTAATTTCATTATCGGGAATTGTCGTAAGAAATGCCATTATCTTAGTTGACCACGCCAATGAACTCATGAAGCACGGCATGGATATTCAGACCGCAGCCGTTGAAAGTGGTAAACGTCGATTACGTCCGATATTCCTGACTGCCATGGCGGCAGCCATCGGGGTACTTCCCATGATTATCTCTAAATCTCCGATGTGGGCTCCGCTGGCAAGTGTACTAGCATTTGGGGTTGTTTGGAGTATGATTATGGCCCTTATTACTGTACCCATTCTTTATATCGGCTGGATAAAACCTCGTGACAAAAAAGATGTATTGTTGAACCAATAA
- a CDS encoding Crp/Fnr family transcriptional regulator yields the protein MIQNKKYFHTFIASYHLNNKVDISTFLKQQGIYSDSIAEWLHDNSKTKKYSKGHTLLMPGETSQRVYYVQEGLLRSFYTKDDKDITHTFVAEAAFILPIECIFHNAPAIYGYELLENTTITTFRYDDFNKLQQFPEIKEVEKLLLYDAVKRFSDIIHTIKFQSAKERYERMLKEYPNILLRAPLGHIASYLGITQQTLSVIRGQI from the coding sequence TTGATTCAGAATAAAAAATATTTTCATACATTTATTGCCAGTTATCATCTGAATAATAAAGTGGATATTTCGACTTTCCTCAAACAACAAGGCATTTATTCTGACTCTATTGCTGAGTGGCTACATGACAATAGCAAAACCAAAAAGTATTCAAAAGGACATACTTTGCTTATGCCCGGAGAAACTTCACAACGAGTATATTATGTACAAGAAGGACTACTCCGCTCATTTTATACCAAAGATGACAAAGACATCACGCATACTTTTGTAGCGGAAGCCGCTTTTATCTTACCAATTGAATGTATTTTTCATAATGCTCCAGCCATTTATGGGTATGAATTATTAGAAAATACTACAATTACCACTTTTCGCTACGATGATTTTAACAAGCTACAGCAATTTCCCGAAATAAAAGAAGTTGAAAAACTACTTTTATATGATGCCGTGAAAAGATTTTCGGATATTATTCATACCATTAAGTTTCAATCAGCCAAAGAGCGTTACGAACGCATGTTGAAAGAATATCCCAATATCTTACTACGTGCTCCACTGGGGCATATTGCCTCTTATCTAGGAATTACGCAGCAAACCTTGAGCGTGATACGAGGACAAATCTAA
- a CDS encoding efflux RND transporter periplasmic adaptor subunit, whose amino-acid sequence MKNQALYVLSSMILMLAGCNQTQTSKKEKVEQAAIPVSIEEVKTTSVKNDISVSGNIEGNTTVRLGFLVAGKVNFIGAKEGQTVKKGQILASLDPTSYNIAKQLSEVQVNAVTDEFNRLKLLHDKGSVTESDFSKVNFTLQQAKLQQQLQAKNEGDTKLYSPISGVLLKKLTEVGEIVGTGIPCFVISDISKVKVLAYIPEGELQYIKIGQKAAITISALDRTFTGKVVEVGSAADVTSRAFTIKIEVDNPNQVIRPGMIAEAKIGVNNAQQATLLPAECINHDINNLTYVFVVEKASNKAFKREVSLGKMIENKIEILTGLNAGEWVVVAGQNKISDGSAVTIK is encoded by the coding sequence ATGAAGAATCAAGCACTATATGTACTATCGAGTATGATTTTGATGCTCGCTGGTTGTAATCAAACACAAACATCTAAAAAAGAGAAAGTCGAGCAAGCGGCTATTCCAGTAAGTATAGAAGAAGTAAAAACAACTTCTGTAAAAAATGATATTTCTGTCAGTGGAAATATTGAAGGCAATACAACCGTAAGGTTAGGTTTTTTGGTAGCAGGTAAAGTAAATTTTATCGGAGCCAAAGAAGGGCAAACAGTAAAAAAAGGACAAATATTGGCCAGTTTAGACCCTACTAGCTATAACATTGCGAAACAATTATCAGAAGTTCAGGTCAATGCCGTGACAGATGAATTCAATCGTTTAAAACTTTTACACGATAAAGGAAGCGTTACTGAAAGTGATTTCTCTAAAGTAAATTTCACGCTACAACAAGCAAAACTTCAACAACAATTACAAGCTAAAAATGAAGGTGACACCAAACTCTACTCGCCCATAAGTGGGGTTTTACTCAAAAAACTAACTGAAGTTGGAGAAATTGTCGGTACGGGCATTCCTTGTTTTGTCATTTCAGATATTAGTAAGGTAAAAGTGTTGGCTTATATACCTGAAGGTGAACTTCAATACATAAAAATTGGCCAAAAGGCAGCTATAACTATTTCGGCTCTTGACCGAACCTTTACAGGAAAAGTAGTAGAAGTTGGCTCTGCGGCTGATGTCACGTCACGAGCATTTACCATCAAAATTGAAGTTGACAACCCCAATCAAGTGATTCGCCCCGGTATGATTGCTGAAGCAAAAATTGGTGTGAACAATGCACAACAAGCCACACTTCTTCCTGCCGAATGTATCAATCATGATATCAACAATCTGACCTACGTTTTTGTGGTCGAGAAGGCTTCAAACAAAGCATTTAAGCGTGAAGTAAGCCTCGGAAAAATGATTGAAAATAAGATAGAAATTCTTACAGGCTTAAACGCTGGAGAATGGGTAGTAGTAGCAGGTCAAAATAAAATCTCTGACGGTTCAGCCGTAACAATCAAATAA
- a CDS encoding aldo/keto reductase: MKYNYVGETGLLVSELCLGTMTFGGQNAGMWDNIGKLQQQEVNELIDAAIKAGINFIDTANAYSFGQSEQLLGQSLIDLKIPRDQVVIATKVLARMDDKPNSTGLSRYHVFNSVEASLKRLQLDYIDILYVHGVDPKTSIEQIVQTLNDVVNTGKVRYIAICNWPAWMVSEAQTIAKLKGFHQFIGLQYYYSAVSRDIEHELVSMAAHHKLAIFPWSPLAGGFLSGKYTREQAAEGSRRINFDFPPINKEKAYDLVEVMAEIAAAHQATVAQIALAWVRHQSGITSTIIGAKTIAQLNDNLASIKIELSSEDLKKIDAVSPLPMQYPGWMVTRQSAYRN; the protein is encoded by the coding sequence ATGAAATATAACTATGTAGGCGAAACAGGTCTATTGGTTTCGGAACTTTGTTTAGGAACAATGACTTTTGGAGGCCAAAACGCTGGGATGTGGGATAACATCGGTAAACTTCAACAACAAGAAGTAAACGAACTCATCGACGCAGCCATTAAGGCTGGAATTAATTTTATTGACACTGCCAATGCGTATTCTTTTGGGCAATCAGAACAATTATTAGGTCAGTCGCTAATTGATTTGAAAATTCCTCGTGACCAAGTGGTAATTGCTACCAAAGTTTTAGCTCGAATGGACGACAAGCCTAACAGCACAGGGCTTTCTCGTTATCATGTTTTCAATTCGGTAGAAGCAAGTTTAAAGCGTTTACAATTAGATTACATTGATATTTTGTATGTGCATGGCGTTGACCCAAAGACTTCGATTGAGCAAATCGTACAAACCTTGAATGATGTAGTAAATACTGGTAAAGTCCGTTATATTGCTATTTGTAATTGGCCAGCTTGGATGGTTTCGGAAGCACAAACAATAGCCAAACTTAAAGGTTTTCATCAATTTATCGGCTTACAATATTATTACTCAGCCGTTAGTAGAGATATTGAACATGAGTTAGTATCTATGGCTGCTCATCATAAATTAGCTATTTTCCCGTGGAGTCCACTAGCTGGAGGGTTTTTAAGTGGAAAATATACACGTGAACAAGCAGCAGAAGGCTCAAGAAGAATAAATTTTGATTTCCCTCCCATTAACAAAGAAAAGGCTTATGATTTAGTAGAAGTAATGGCCGAAATTGCAGCTGCACATCAAGCCACTGTTGCTCAAATAGCTTTGGCATGGGTAAGGCATCAATCAGGTATTACTAGTACGATTATCGGAGCTAAAACCATTGCCCAACTCAATGATAATTTAGCTTCAATCAAAATAGAACTTTCTTCTGAAGATTTAAAGAAAATTGATGCAGTAAGCCCACTCCCAATGCAGTATCCAGGATGGATGGTTACTCGTCAAAGTGCTTATAGAAATTAA
- a CDS encoding bleomycin resistance protein, giving the protein MISIAIPKLPFIEKQQTIDFYVNQLGFSLISDYGEYFIIKKDNAELHFFHHPQLKPAASHFMIYLRIDKGIDEFYQNLLSKKVSMITPLETKPWGQKEFALTDTNSTLLTFGESN; this is encoded by the coding sequence ATGATAAGCATTGCTATTCCAAAACTCCCCTTTATTGAAAAACAACAAACAATTGATTTTTACGTAAATCAACTGGGTTTTTCGCTCATTTCAGATTATGGTGAGTATTTTATCATAAAAAAAGATAATGCTGAGCTTCACTTTTTTCATCACCCACAGCTTAAACCAGCGGCATCACATTTCATGATTTACTTAAGAATTGATAAGGGAATTGATGAATTCTATCAAAATCTTTTATCAAAAAAAGTAAGCATGATTACGCCGCTTGAAACAAAACCGTGGGGGCAAAAAGAGTTTGCTTTGACTGATACTAATAGTACCTTACTTACCTTTGGAGAAAGTAACTAG
- a CDS encoding DinB family protein, with protein sequence MMKNLMLDMLLQSQISNGVTLKKVSNENAQMKLNSASNSVGFIYRHIAETLNMFTFFFGLQPEVANTTMGQLDNGQGSNTDESSMLINKGFEKLNKLIEEKPEQFWLEEIETPFFGKVSRFRIFSHILYHNSHHSGQIAAILSKGK encoded by the coding sequence CTCGATATGCTTCTTCAAAGTCAAATCAGTAATGGTGTGACTCTCAAAAAAGTAAGTAACGAAAATGCCCAAATGAAATTAAATTCAGCATCGAATTCTGTTGGGTTTATTTACCGCCATATTGCTGAAACCCTCAATATGTTTACCTTCTTTTTTGGCTTACAACCCGAAGTGGCCAATACTACAATGGGGCAATTAGATAATGGACAAGGCAGTAATACTGATGAAAGTAGTATGTTAATTAATAAGGGTTTTGAAAAGCTAAATAAATTGATAGAAGAGAAACCCGAACAATTTTGGCTTGAAGAAATAGAGACTCCATTCTTCGGAAAAGTGAGTAGATTTAGAATTTTTAGTCATATTTTATATCATAACTCACATCATAGTGGACAAATTGCTGCAATTTTAAGCAAAGGCAAATAG